A DNA window from Paraclostridium bifermentans contains the following coding sequences:
- a CDS encoding 4Fe-4S binding protein has translation MDKRNITQLIATLLTNANFKGFIEKGIYQGDTKKLCVPGLNCYSCPGALGSCPIGSLQAVLGSIKYNFSYYIVGLMTLFGVVFGRFICGWLCPFGFIQDLLYKVKVKKVKVNKTLDGALKYLKYVILLVFVIILPMFVTNEFGLSKPYFCEFICPAGTLEGGIPLVLLNESLRSTIGFLYAWKLFILIAIIILSIFVYRPFCRYLCPLGAFYSIFNKFSFYKYSIDKEKCVGCNACTKKCHMEIEVYKKPNSIDCIRCGECVKSCPTNAIKKGFKL, from the coding sequence TTGGATAAAAGGAATATAACTCAATTAATAGCTACTTTACTCACAAATGCTAACTTCAAAGGATTCATTGAAAAAGGTATATATCAAGGAGATACTAAGAAATTGTGTGTTCCAGGACTTAATTGCTACTCATGTCCTGGAGCATTAGGTTCATGCCCTATAGGATCATTACAAGCTGTTTTAGGAAGTATAAAGTACAATTTTTCCTATTATATAGTAGGATTAATGACTTTATTTGGTGTTGTATTTGGAAGATTTATATGTGGGTGGTTATGCCCATTTGGATTTATCCAAGATTTATTATACAAAGTTAAGGTAAAAAAAGTTAAAGTGAATAAAACGCTGGATGGAGCTTTAAAATATCTTAAATATGTAATATTATTGGTATTTGTAATAATTTTACCTATGTTTGTTACTAATGAGTTTGGATTATCAAAGCCATATTTCTGTGAATTTATATGTCCAGCAGGTACTTTAGAGGGAGGTATACCCCTAGTACTATTAAATGAATCTTTAAGAAGCACTATAGGGTTTTTATATGCTTGGAAATTATTTATACTTATAGCAATCATTATATTATCTATATTTGTATATAGACCGTTTTGTAGATACCTTTGCCCATTAGGAGCATTTTATTCAATCTTTAATAAATTTAGCTTTTATAAATACAGTATTGATAAAGAGAAGTGCGTAGGATGTAATGCATGTACTAAAAAATGTCATATGGAAATAGAAGTTTATAAAAAGCCCAATAGCATAGATTGCATAAGATGTGGAGAATGTGTTAAGTCATGTCCAACTAATGCTATAAAAAAAGGATTTAAACTATAA
- a CDS encoding MATE family efflux transporter yields MDNSKNILGTESIGRLLLKYSVPAIIGMMVNALYNVVDRVFIGNIPGVGPLAITGLGVTMPIMSIIIAFGTLIGVGATTNVSLKLGQGDRNKAEQIVGNAMSLSVLIGILIAIFGTIFLNKMLMVFGASQSTIGYAKDYMGIILIGATFNIMSMMFSNLIRGDGNPKLSAAIMAAGCFMNIVLDAIFIFGFNMGIQGAALATIISQAVSTIWGLTYYLRGKSNVEFKKINLKLDKTIIKTIFAIGMSPFAMQLANSMVQLMFNTSLKVYGGDLAIGAMATISSINMLFVMPAFGFVQGMQPIVGFNYGAKKYDRAKKTLQISLMLATVVFIIGALVIQIAPQLLVGAFNKDQELMNITVNGLRKYAFAMPIVGISIVGSNFIQSIGKAKMSMLLGLLRQVIVLIPMIMILPNFIGLNGIWLAQPTADIASAIITGIVLVKEIKKYDLDEEVECIEELEVV; encoded by the coding sequence ATGGACAATAGTAAAAATATATTAGGGACAGAGTCAATAGGTCGATTATTACTTAAATACTCAGTTCCAGCAATTATTGGGATGATGGTGAATGCACTTTATAATGTTGTAGATAGAGTATTTATAGGAAACATACCAGGGGTTGGGCCTTTGGCTATAACAGGACTTGGAGTAACAATGCCAATAATGTCTATAATAATTGCTTTTGGAACTTTAATAGGTGTTGGAGCTACAACTAATGTATCATTAAAATTAGGGCAAGGAGATAGAAACAAAGCTGAACAAATAGTAGGAAATGCAATGAGTTTGTCAGTTTTAATAGGTATACTAATAGCTATATTTGGGACTATATTTTTAAATAAAATGCTTATGGTATTTGGAGCAAGTCAATCGACGATAGGATATGCAAAAGATTATATGGGTATAATCTTAATAGGAGCAACATTCAATATAATGTCAATGATGTTTAGTAACTTAATAAGAGGTGATGGAAATCCAAAACTTTCAGCGGCTATAATGGCAGCAGGATGTTTTATGAATATAGTTTTAGATGCAATTTTTATATTTGGGTTTAATATGGGTATACAAGGTGCAGCACTTGCGACTATAATATCTCAAGCTGTTTCAACAATTTGGGGTTTAACATACTACCTCAGAGGAAAGTCAAATGTTGAATTTAAAAAAATAAATTTAAAATTAGATAAAACAATTATAAAAACTATATTTGCAATAGGAATGTCGCCATTTGCAATGCAGCTAGCTAATAGTATGGTTCAGCTTATGTTCAACACTTCATTAAAAGTATATGGCGGAGATTTGGCAATAGGGGCAATGGCAACAATAAGTTCTATAAATATGTTGTTTGTAATGCCTGCATTTGGGTTTGTTCAAGGAATGCAACCTATAGTCGGATTCAACTATGGAGCCAAAAAATATGATAGAGCCAAGAAAACTTTACAAATAAGCCTAATGTTAGCAACTGTTGTATTTATAATAGGAGCTTTAGTTATTCAGATTGCACCACAACTTTTAGTAGGAGCATTTAATAAAGATCAAGAGCTTATGAATATAACTGTAAATGGACTTAGAAAATATGCATTTGCAATGCCTATAGTAGGAATATCAATAGTAGGAAGTAATTTTATCCAATCAATAGGAAAGGCTAAAATGTCTATGCTATTGGGATTACTAAGACAAGTTATTGTGTTAATACCAATGATAATGATATTACCAAACTTTATAGGGTTAAATGGAATTTGGTTAGCTCAACCTACTGCAGATATTGCATCAGCAATTATAACTGGTATAGTTTTAGTTAAAGAAATAAAAAAATATGATTTAGATGAAGAAGTAGAATGTATTGAAGAATTAGAAGTTGTATAA
- a CDS encoding PTS fructose transporter subunit IIC: protein MKILGVTKCPVGVAHTYMAAEKLEIVGKKLGHEMKIETQGSQGVENSLTDEDIKNCDYIIIAADVAIEGKERFAGKKVIEVPIKESIKNAKSLIENLSTTAKIQEGKVENKSDKKSASGGSVKELMNGVSHMIPFVVVGGLFIALAIAIGGNPTASGMVIPEGSIWNKVSAIGGIGFTLMIPILAGFIAMSIAGRAALAPAMICAMVANDGAILGTSNGTGFIGAIIVGFMAGYLVKWMNTWKVPKDLRAVMPIFVIPIISVSIISAALILVLGAPISWIMDGLNLMLSSLAANPALSVVLGLVLGAMVAIDMGGPINKTAFLFGVASIAAGNPLVMGAVACAIPVPPLAMGLATFIAKDKFTEEERGAGLSAFLMGLIGITEGAIPFASGDPKRVIPSIVVGSAIAGAMGMVFKITDNVPHGGPIVGLLGATSNLLLFLAAIAIGTVVAALLLIAIKKKSLNAN from the coding sequence ATGAAAATATTGGGAGTTACTAAATGCCCAGTGGGGGTAGCTCATACCTATATGGCAGCTGAAAAGCTTGAAATTGTAGGTAAAAAATTAGGACACGAAATGAAAATTGAAACTCAAGGATCACAAGGTGTAGAAAATTCACTTACTGATGAAGATATAAAAAATTGTGATTATATAATAATCGCAGCAGATGTTGCAATAGAAGGAAAAGAGAGGTTTGCAGGTAAAAAGGTTATAGAGGTTCCGATAAAAGAATCTATAAAAAATGCAAAATCTCTTATAGAAAATTTATCTACTACTGCAAAAATACAAGAAGGAAAAGTTGAAAATAAGTCGGATAAAAAATCTGCTTCAGGTGGGTCTGTAAAAGAACTTATGAATGGAGTTTCACATATGATACCATTCGTTGTTGTAGGTGGATTATTTATAGCATTGGCTATTGCAATAGGAGGAAACCCTACTGCATCTGGAATGGTGATACCAGAAGGTTCTATATGGAACAAAGTTAGTGCAATAGGCGGAATTGGATTTACATTAATGATACCTATACTTGCTGGATTTATAGCAATGTCTATAGCAGGAAGAGCTGCATTAGCACCAGCTATGATATGTGCTATGGTTGCAAATGATGGAGCAATATTAGGAACTTCAAATGGTACAGGATTTATAGGTGCAATAATAGTTGGATTTATGGCTGGATATTTAGTTAAATGGATGAACACATGGAAAGTGCCAAAAGATTTAAGAGCAGTTATGCCTATATTTGTTATTCCAATAATAAGTGTTTCAATTATATCAGCAGCTTTAATATTAGTATTAGGAGCACCAATTTCATGGATTATGGATGGTTTAAACTTAATGTTATCATCTCTTGCAGCAAATCCAGCATTAAGCGTTGTTTTAGGATTAGTACTTGGAGCTATGGTTGCAATAGATATGGGTGGTCCAATTAATAAAACTGCGTTCCTATTTGGAGTTGCATCAATAGCAGCAGGAAACCCTTTAGTAATGGGAGCTGTGGCTTGTGCTATACCTGTTCCACCATTAGCTATGGGGCTTGCAACATTTATAGCTAAGGACAAGTTTACGGAAGAAGAAAGAGGAGCTGGATTATCAGCATTCTTAATGGGACTTATAGGAATTACAGAAGGGGCAATACCTTTTGCATCAGGAGATCCTAAACGTGTTATACCTTCTATAGTAGTAGGAAGTGCAATAGCGGGTGCTATGGGAATGGTATTTAAAATAACTGATAATGTTCCTCATGGAGGTCCAATTGTTGGATTGCTAGGAGCAACAAGTAACTTACTGTTATTCTTAGCTGCAATAGCAATAGGAACAGTTGTAGCAGCATTACTTTTAATAGCGATTAAGAAAAAAAGCTTAAATGCAAACTAA
- a CDS encoding MarR family winged helix-turn-helix transcriptional regulator: MCEKKCDDKKYVGKFISQLYRKSRVFINREVAKYDLSSGQLMYLMDLYVKDGKNQEEISEVLKIDKGTTARAIKKLEKQNLITRVKNSEDKRSNKIFLTQKANDIKPNIYSVFNDWNKIISESLTDEEEIMLKNLLEKVCNHIDI, from the coding sequence ATGTGTGAAAAAAAATGTGATGACAAAAAATATGTTGGTAAGTTTATTTCTCAATTATATAGAAAATCTAGAGTATTTATAAATAGAGAAGTTGCAAAGTATGATTTAAGCTCAGGTCAACTTATGTATTTAATGGATTTATATGTTAAAGATGGGAAAAATCAAGAGGAAATATCAGAAGTTTTAAAAATTGATAAAGGAACGACTGCTAGAGCTATAAAAAAATTAGAAAAACAAAATCTTATAACTAGAGTAAAAAATAGTGAAGATAAAAGATCTAATAAAATTTTTTTAACACAAAAAGCTAATGATATTAAACCAAACATTTATAGTGTTTTTAATGATTGGAATAAAATTATCAGTGAAAGTTTAACTGATGAAGAGGAAATTATGTTGAAGAATTTACTTGAAAAAGTATGTAATCATATAGACATATAA
- a CDS encoding helix-turn-helix domain-containing protein gives MDCKKIGNLIYQLRKEKNMTQKQVADEMNISDKTISKWERGQGCPDISLLPELAQILGTSVDGILSGEINLNEFVGGNMNKLKFYVCPQCNNLMTATGDASISCCGKKIEPLEVKKADEKHSLNIEPVEDELFVTSEHEMNKEHYISFVAYVRGDRALIVKQYPEWNMQFRFRKQGHGRLYFYCTNDGLYYQIV, from the coding sequence ATGGATTGTAAAAAAATTGGTAATTTAATTTATCAGTTAAGAAAAGAAAAAAATATGACGCAAAAACAAGTTGCTGATGAAATGAATATAAGTGATAAAACGATAAGCAAATGGGAACGAGGGCAAGGTTGCCCAGATATTTCATTATTACCAGAGTTAGCACAAATATTAGGAACAAGTGTTGATGGAATTTTATCAGGAGAAATAAATTTAAACGAATTCGTAGGAGGAAATATGAACAAATTAAAATTTTATGTATGTCCACAATGTAATAATTTAATGACTGCTACAGGTGATGCAAGTATATCATGTTGTGGGAAAAAAATAGAACCGTTAGAAGTTAAAAAAGCAGATGAGAAACATTCCCTTAATATAGAACCTGTTGAAGATGAATTATTCGTAACTTCTGAACATGAGATGAATAAGGAACATTATATTTCATTTGTAGCATACGTAAGAGGTGATAGAGCACTTATCGTAAAGCAATACCCTGAATGGAATATGCAATTTAGATTCCGAAAACAAGGACATGGAAGATTATATTTTTACTGCACAAATGATGGACTATATTATCAAATAGTTTAA
- a CDS encoding peptide MFS transporter, translating into MESAVKNKKKYPFGFYVCSFSYTLERMAFYSSKWLIGIFIVAAVAKGGLGLSASDGAKMIANLVAFTYVTPILGGYIADKWLSPRLCVPIGTVLMGLGYMCGWQASAQTSIGLVWAMIILVSIGTGLFKGNLAGINGRLFENKEDLDGAFSVQYSFVNIGAFIGTTAVSFIAYSAVGFGGTFLICGLLLFLDTVWFVVGGKASFGDVGKKPFKINEANAASESEAQKSSEEPLTKKDKLRVSAIIFLTVFSIAFWLVYYLATLPILYHWGPDFADANKANWMIGTFRVPSAWFDSLNSLSCIILGPILAMVWNKRARSPKGDLSMFKKTALGMVLLGLSFAVMALAEVLRGDGQASLIWIVMFGVLMTLGEMVFSPLGNSFISKFSPAKVLGLMMGIWPLAVFIAAKAHGYLYEFLSKFSFAPAYAIVGAVVIVCGIVLWSCDKKLSKLVED; encoded by the coding sequence ATGGAAAGCGCAGTAAAAAATAAAAAGAAATATCCTTTTGGGTTTTATGTTTGTTCATTCTCATATACATTAGAACGTATGGCATTTTATTCTTCTAAATGGTTAATCGGAATATTCATAGTTGCGGCAGTTGCAAAAGGGGGGCTTGGACTAAGTGCATCAGATGGAGCTAAAATGATTGCAAACTTAGTAGCATTTACTTATGTAACTCCTATACTTGGAGGATATATAGCGGATAAATGGTTAAGTCCAAGATTATGTGTTCCTATAGGAACAGTACTTATGGGACTTGGATATATGTGTGGATGGCAAGCATCTGCTCAAACATCAATCGGACTTGTATGGGCAATGATAATACTTGTATCAATAGGTACAGGATTATTTAAAGGGAATCTAGCAGGTATAAATGGTAGATTATTTGAAAACAAAGAAGATCTTGACGGTGCATTTTCTGTTCAATATTCTTTTGTTAACATAGGTGCATTTATAGGAACAACAGCTGTATCTTTTATAGCTTATTCTGCAGTAGGATTTGGGGGAACATTTTTAATATGTGGATTGCTTTTATTCTTAGATACAGTATGGTTTGTAGTTGGAGGAAAAGCTTCATTTGGAGATGTTGGTAAAAAACCATTTAAAATAAATGAAGCTAACGCTGCATCAGAATCAGAAGCGCAAAAATCTTCTGAAGAACCTTTAACTAAAAAAGATAAATTAAGAGTAAGTGCAATTATATTCCTTACAGTATTCTCTATAGCATTTTGGTTAGTTTATTACTTAGCAACGCTACCAATATTATATCATTGGGGGCCAGATTTTGCTGATGCTAATAAAGCTAATTGGATGATAGGAACATTTAGAGTACCATCAGCTTGGTTTGACTCATTAAATTCTCTTTCTTGTATAATTCTTGGACCAATACTAGCTATGGTTTGGAATAAGCGTGCAAGATCTCCTAAAGGAGACTTAAGTATGTTCAAGAAAACTGCATTAGGTATGGTATTACTAGGATTATCATTTGCGGTAATGGCATTAGCAGAAGTATTAAGAGGCGATGGTCAAGCAAGTTTAATATGGATAGTTATGTTTGGAGTATTAATGACTCTTGGGGAAATGGTATTCTCTCCACTTGGAAACTCATTTATAAGTAAATTTTCACCTGCTAAAGTGCTAGGTTTAATGATGGGTATATGGCCGTTAGCAGTATTTATAGCTGCTAAAGCACATGGGTATTTATATGAATTCTTATCAAAATTCTCATTTGCACCTGCATATGCTATAGTAGGAGCTGTAGTAATTGTATGTGGAATAGTACTATGGAGCTGTGATAAAAAACTAAGTAAACTTGTAGAAGATTAA
- a CDS encoding CD1871A family CXXC motif-containing protein, which yields MKEKLTRYIVLAMSICFIVVGSSRGEVKVVLKKAVNICLECIGIG from the coding sequence ATGAAAGAGAAATTAACAAGATATATAGTGTTAGCTATGAGTATTTGTTTTATTGTAGTAGGATCTAGTAGAGGTGAGGTTAAAGTAGTATTAAAGAAAGCTGTTAACATATGCTTGGAGTGTATTGGAATTGGATAA
- a CDS encoding TraX family protein, with the protein MKKFNAFQIKIVLLILMLLDHLWFAFPTVFPSYIHGITRLVSPMFAYFLVEGFFYTRSRTKYGFRLLGFAIFMEAGNYILNLMLASKHVSVHNNIMATLFIGFVIINLFELSKNKAGMKKVFFIILGITVSIIAFLEAGILEGSNSIIPFIIITYCFRGNLKKQSIGYLIIALILAIITLSVDTSFDTIMFNSDFLLVLVIPVILLYNGERGLNNKFSKYMFYVFYPLHLWILAIIKFMVS; encoded by the coding sequence ATGAAAAAATTTAATGCATTTCAAATAAAAATAGTATTATTAATACTTATGCTATTAGATCACTTATGGTTTGCATTTCCAACAGTATTTCCATCGTATATTCATGGAATAACTAGATTAGTATCGCCGATGTTTGCATACTTTTTAGTTGAAGGGTTCTTTTATACAAGGAGCAGAACTAAGTATGGGTTTAGATTACTTGGATTTGCTATATTTATGGAGGCTGGAAATTATATTTTGAACTTAATGCTTGCATCAAAACATGTTAGTGTTCATAACAATATTATGGCTACACTATTTATAGGTTTTGTTATTATTAATTTATTTGAATTAAGTAAAAATAAAGCAGGTATGAAAAAAGTATTTTTTATAATTTTAGGAATAACTGTATCTATAATAGCATTTCTAGAGGCTGGAATATTAGAAGGCTCAAACTCAATCATACCATTTATAATAATAACATATTGTTTTAGAGGGAACTTAAAAAAGCAATCAATAGGATATTTAATTATAGCTTTGATATTAGCAATTATTACACTAAGTGTTGATACAAGTTTTGATACTATCATGTTCAATTCGGACTTTTTATTGGTATTAGTTATACCAGTTATATTATTATATAATGGAGAAAGAGGCTTAAATAATAAGTTTAGTAAATATATGTTCTATGTATTCTACCCGTTACACTTATGGATATTAGCGATTATAAAATTTATGGTATCTTAA
- a CDS encoding PTS sugar transporter subunit IIA, with protein MIKNLLKKELIFDGIKVNGSNKDEALKVISELVVNSSDVCSQDLLNGFLKREEESSTGFGGYVAIPHTKLEGVKNPFISIVKFENDIEWESLDDEPVKVAIALVMPATDEGNIHLQIISKFARKLMDDDFVEVLLNESDKEKLYNYIISEMEG; from the coding sequence ATGATAAAAAATTTATTAAAAAAAGAATTAATATTTGATGGTATAAAAGTAAATGGAAGCAACAAAGATGAAGCATTAAAGGTTATAAGTGAATTAGTTGTAAATAGTTCAGATGTATGTTCACAAGATTTATTAAATGGATTTTTAAAGAGAGAAGAAGAATCATCAACTGGATTTGGTGGATATGTGGCAATACCACATACAAAACTTGAAGGAGTTAAGAATCCATTTATATCTATAGTTAAATTTGAAAATGATATAGAGTGGGAGTCGTTAGATGATGAACCTGTAAAAGTTGCAATAGCCTTAGTTATGCCTGCTACAGATGAAGGCAATATTCACCTTCAAATTATATCAAAGTTTGCAAGAAAACTTATGGATGATGACTTTGTAGAAGTATTACTAAATGAAAGTGATAAAGAAAAGTTATACAACTATATAATATCTGAAATGGAGGGATAA
- a CDS encoding superoxide dismutase family protein: protein MDNSCKKYDIQKVFSNYNPSKPDAYAKITGGPLAPCIKGMVYLYQLDKGVYVKAYITGIPNKNNQTSAFHGFHIHEVGDCSVGNEKETFMAAKSHYNPTKVEHPMHSGDLPPILSADGVGLLSTFSNRFTVDEIIGKSFIIHEGYDDFTSQPAGNAGARLACGLIISNYM from the coding sequence ATGGACAATTCTTGTAAAAAGTATGATATTCAAAAAGTTTTTTCAAACTATAATCCATCTAAACCAGATGCATATGCAAAAATAACTGGAGGCCCATTAGCACCTTGTATAAAGGGAATGGTATATTTATATCAATTAGATAAAGGCGTATATGTAAAAGCATATATAACTGGAATTCCTAATAAAAACAATCAAACTAGCGCATTTCATGGATTCCATATTCATGAGGTTGGAGATTGTTCAGTAGGAAATGAAAAGGAAACATTTATGGCAGCTAAATCTCACTATAATCCAACTAAAGTGGAACATCCTATGCATTCAGGGGATTTACCACCAATACTATCTGCTGATGGAGTAGGCTTGCTTTCTACATTTAGCAATAGGTTTACTGTTGATGAAATAATAGGAAAATCCTTTATAATTCATGAAGGATATGATGATTTTACTTCTCAACCAGCAGGAAATGCAGGAGCTAGGTTAGCCTGTGGTTTAATTATTTCTAATTATATGTAA
- a CDS encoding response regulator transcription factor — protein MKKILIIEDEKNISSFVKMELEFEGYITQVIEDGKQGLDEAINKDYDLILLDLMLPSLNGIEICRRLKKEKNTPIIMLSAKDSIMDKVSGLQMGADDYVAKPFAIEELLARIQVVFRRENKSNSKKLIFKDLSINIESRLVKKGDEELNLTNKEYELLLYLMENKEKVISRVSLLESVWGYNYETETNVVDVYVRHLRNKLDTEDKEEYIKTVRSIGYVMRS, from the coding sequence ATGAAAAAGATACTTATAATAGAGGATGAAAAAAATATATCTTCATTTGTTAAAATGGAATTAGAATTTGAAGGATATATAACTCAAGTTATAGAGGATGGAAAACAAGGATTAGATGAAGCTATAAATAAAGATTATGATTTGATTTTATTAGATTTGATGCTTCCAAGTCTTAATGGTATAGAGATATGCAGAAGATTAAAAAAAGAAAAAAATACACCGATAATTATGTTGAGTGCAAAAGATAGTATTATGGATAAAGTATCGGGGCTTCAGATGGGAGCTGACGACTATGTAGCAAAGCCATTTGCAATTGAGGAGTTATTAGCAAGAATTCAAGTTGTTTTTAGAAGAGAAAATAAATCAAATTCTAAAAAATTAATTTTTAAAGATTTATCTATAAATATAGAATCTAGGTTAGTAAAAAAAGGTGATGAAGAATTGAACTTAACTAATAAGGAATATGAACTATTATTATATCTTATGGAAAATAAAGAGAAAGTTATATCGAGAGTTAGTTTACTAGAAAGTGTATGGGGATATAACTATGAAACAGAAACAAATGTTGTAGATGTTTATGTAAGACATTTAAGAAATAAGTTAGATACTGAAGATAAGGAAGAATATATAAAAACAGTAAGATCTATAGGATACGTAATGAGGTCTTAG
- a CDS encoding TlpA family protein disulfide reductase codes for MKRRFLMTGFLIAALALGGCSNLGSKTSDKNKSAQTQSSNQESSDETVIQDLGVKFKLPTSWEKIGVEGILAGENEMSFSFICPDDAKELAELSKKIDEKKVDNNGKKDKADEEKLMNLYMEKMKNIGSILRLNKNDAEKVLKSEEYSNYSKKDKVGELNNSVYYFVYNEKIDDSNLSDASKSEVKNIEKSINEFKNSIKPIDPSKIKSNDKGEKASEESINGTISFKSKTIQGKSIDSSIFKDSKLTMINIWGTSCMPCIDEMPELQKLYKDVKSKGVNIIGVVADTPDEDNEALAKSILDKKGVKFDNVIPDKDLHEWILKNVKGTPTTIFVDKDGKIVSTALVGTASKAEYNAKIDEVLKSIK; via the coding sequence ATGAAAAGAAGATTTCTAATGACAGGTTTTTTAATAGCAGCTTTAGCATTAGGGGGATGTAGCAATTTAGGAAGCAAAACTTCTGATAAAAATAAGTCAGCACAAACACAAAGCAGTAATCAAGAAAGTTCTGATGAAACAGTAATACAAGATTTAGGTGTTAAGTTTAAATTACCTACTTCTTGGGAAAAAATTGGTGTCGAAGGAATATTAGCAGGTGAAAATGAAATGTCATTTAGTTTCATATGCCCTGATGATGCAAAAGAACTAGCTGAACTATCTAAAAAAATAGATGAAAAGAAAGTAGATAATAACGGGAAAAAAGACAAAGCAGATGAAGAAAAATTAATGAATTTATATATGGAAAAAATGAAAAATATAGGTTCTATATTAAGATTAAATAAAAATGACGCTGAGAAAGTATTAAAAAGTGAGGAGTATTCAAATTATAGTAAAAAAGATAAAGTTGGAGAGTTAAATAACTCTGTGTACTATTTTGTATATAACGAAAAAATAGATGATAGTAACTTATCAGATGCTTCAAAATCTGAAGTTAAAAATATTGAAAAATCTATAAATGAGTTTAAGAATAGTATAAAACCAATTGATCCATCTAAAATAAAGTCTAATGATAAAGGTGAAAAAGCAAGTGAAGAGAGTATAAATGGAACTATATCTTTTAAATCAAAAACTATTCAAGGAAAAAGTATAGATAGTTCTATATTTAAAGATAGTAAACTTACAATGATAAATATATGGGGTACATCATGTATGCCATGTATAGACGAAATGCCAGAATTACAGAAATTATATAAAGATGTTAAATCTAAAGGAGTTAATATTATAGGAGTTGTAGCAGATACACCAGATGAAGACAATGAGGCATTAGCTAAATCTATATTAGATAAAAAAGGTGTTAAATTCGATAATGTAATACCAGATAAAGATTTACATGAGTGGATACTTAAAAATGTTAAGGGAACTCCAACTACAATATTCGTAGATAAAGACGGTAAAATAGTAAGCACAGCTTTAGTAGGAACAGCGAGTAAAGCTGAATACAATGCAAAAATAGATGAAGTTTTAAAATCTATTAAGTAG